The sequence AGGTAGCCTGAAGGCCTGCCTGACTTCCTTTGCGTTCGAGGGGTTTGCGCGCTGCGTACCTTGTATTCCGAACAGCAACGCAAAATCCTCAATCGAAACGTTCATTAATCGGTGAAGCGGTTCAAGGCCCGAGTCCGGGCACAAACGGGTAGCAGGCCCGCAGGCCAGAGGCGATGTACTTCTCGACGGAAGACACCGACACCTTCAACTCGGTGGCAATGTCGCGGTGGCCCATGCCATGCAATTTACACAGCAACAGCGCCTGGCGAGTCTTGGCCGGCTTGCTGTGCAATGCGTCATCGATCTGCGTCAGCGTTTCAGTCACCAGGGCGCGTCGCTCCTCTGAAGGTGCCAGCGGTTCGGCCTGCAACTTGAGCGCCTCCAGATGGCAGGCTTCAAGACGACGGCGGCGATATAGGTCGATCACCATGCCTTTGGCGATTTGGGTCAAATGGCAGCGAGAATCCTCGGTGGAGGGAACCCGGCCCTTCTTGATGAGATTGAGATAGACATCGTGGGCCAGATCGGCAGCATCGACCGAATTGCCCAACTTGCGGCGCAACAGACTGCACAGCCAACTGTGGTGGTCGACATACAGCTTTTCAAATTGCTGCCTGGACGCGAACGCTCCGTTGTCCACAACACCTCTCCTGAGACGATGACATCCGCGATCAGCTTTTGACTAATGCGAATAGGTATGATTATTATTTAATATCATACGGCGTTCATAGAGCCCCTGCAATGCGACCTGCTTGCACCTTCTCTGACGCCTGGACTCCTGGGCGTTACAGCAGACCGAGGATCGGTCTGTCGGCACTTGGTGCCATCTCTACTTCTTACTGTTCAGTTTGATAAGGCGGGAAATTTCCATGATGGAACTCAATCCAGATTCGTTACCGAAACTGTCTGTCACCGGTGACGAAGAGCATTTCTGGCTCTTGCAGCAGCAATACCCCGAACGTACGCTCAAACACTTCAGCGCCTGGCGGTTCGACGCCGACATCGACCTTTCAAGGCTCGAGTGGGCGATCAAGACTGTCATCGAAACACTGCCCGATCTGAATGCACGCTATCAGTTCAACGACGACGGCGAAGTGCACAAAGTGCACGCCAATGACTGGCAGTCTTGCGTTGAAATCATGCGCTCACACTCCGACGCTGAAGCCACCGAGCAGTTGCTCTCGCAGCAAACAGCACCGTGGGATGCGCAAAGCCAGCCGCCGTTCAAGGCACTGATTATTCCAACCGGGCACGAGGTTATCCTCGGCTTCGTACTCCACCAGATCCTCGACCAGACCTGCCAGGAGGACAACCTGTATTGCCGGGTCTTGAGCGCCTATGTAGGCCACTCGGCCAGCGATACGCCCTGGTTGCGCCGCCAGGCGGATGGCGAGGTTCTATCGCCACCGGCCAGTGCGCCCAGCGCCCAGCCTGCGGCCAACAACAGTGAAGTCGCGGCGATTATTCTTGGCGAGTTCCGAGGAGCCCTGGCAGAGCCCGACATGCAACTCACCGATGACTTCTTTGATTTTGGCGGTCATTCGCTGCTGGCCACCCGCATCATTGGCAAGCTGCTGAGCAGCCATGGCATTGAAGTCCAGTTCAATGACTTTTTCAGTGCACCGTCGGCGGCCGCCCTGGCATCGCGCGCCCATGTCATTGCTCAAGACAAGACAGCTTCTGCTGCGGGCCTGGCGCAAGACGTGCAAAAAGCACCTTTCGCCCTGGCTCAGGCCTCTCTCGGGCGGGCTTACGTGGCCTTTGAGTTCGGCACGATTTTCAACCTGCCCTTTGCCCTGGACTTCCTCGACAAGGTGGACGAAGCGCTGTTCGAGCACGCCTTCTGCGACCTGCTGAAACGCCACGCCAGCCTGCGCTCAACCTTCCACTTTGAGGGCAATGAGGCGTACCAGCAGATCGTGCCGATCACGCAACTGTCCGACTACAAGTGGTTCTGGCCAAGCCATGAAAGCCAGGGTGCGACGCTGAAAAGCGAAGCCACTTATCAGTTCGACCTGACCCGCGAGCTGCCCCTCAGGGTCCGCTTCATTTACGACGCGCAACGCCAGCGCCAAACCCTGTCATTGCTGGTCCATCACATGGCCATTGATGAATGGTCGCTCAACGTCATGATGGAAGAATTGGCTCAGGCCTACCTCGCCCGTGCCGCCGACAAAGCGCCCACCTGGGAAGCGCCTGCACCGTCATTCCATGAGTTCGCTTTGCGTGAACAGGCTACCGGCATTAATCAGCAGCATCTCGACTACTGGACGAACATGCTGCGCGATGCCACCCGCGGCCTGACGCTGCCCTCCCCTGACCATCAGGCCAGCGTGCCGGCCAACGAAGTATCGACGAAGGCGCAGTGGTTCGAAATCAAACCTGATCAGGACCTCACCGATAACCTGTATGCCTTCGCCAGACGGAATAACTCGTCGCTGTTCGGCGTGGTCTATACGGCCATTGCACTGTCGCTGCATAAGCTTGGTGACTTGAAGGACCTGGTGATCGGCACGTCCGCCTCCGGCCGAACCGACCCCGGGTTTTACGAGACGGTCGGTTACTTCACCACGATGGTGGCGCACCGGGTGCAGTTCGATCCTCAGCAGGCCGTTGGCGCACTGATTGAAAACGTCACTCGCTTGATCAATGACTCCATGGCTTATGCCGATGTACCGATGGAGCAGATCCAACAAGCCCTGGGCATGACGGCAGCAGATGGCCTGCTGTTCGACGTGTACATCCAGATTCACGCCAACAACGCCTTGAATGGCGCCTTGAGCACGCCTGACGCCGGGACGATCCGCTACCGGCAGATTGACCCGGACAAGAACCAGTCGATGTTCGGCATTCAGTTCGAGATCATGGAGAACATGATCGACGGCAAACGCTCACTGCGCCTGGTCATCACTTACCGTTCAGACCGCTACAGCGCAGAACAGATGGCGCGCCTGAGTGCGACGATTGATCAGGTGTTCACGTTGTTCACCACGCCCGATGCAGCCGGCATCGTCCTGGACCATATCCGCACATAACCCCCCGAGCAGGGTCTTGGTAACGCTACCAAGACCCTGCACACATCGGTTCTACGCCTCGTGCATCCCGTAGCGCTGGA is a genomic window of Pseudomonas sp. ADAK18 containing:
- a CDS encoding condensation domain-containing protein produces the protein MMELNPDSLPKLSVTGDEEHFWLLQQQYPERTLKHFSAWRFDADIDLSRLEWAIKTVIETLPDLNARYQFNDDGEVHKVHANDWQSCVEIMRSHSDAEATEQLLSQQTAPWDAQSQPPFKALIIPTGHEVILGFVLHQILDQTCQEDNLYCRVLSAYVGHSASDTPWLRRQADGEVLSPPASAPSAQPAANNSEVAAIILGEFRGALAEPDMQLTDDFFDFGGHSLLATRIIGKLLSSHGIEVQFNDFFSAPSAAALASRAHVIAQDKTASAAGLAQDVQKAPFALAQASLGRAYVAFEFGTIFNLPFALDFLDKVDEALFEHAFCDLLKRHASLRSTFHFEGNEAYQQIVPITQLSDYKWFWPSHESQGATLKSEATYQFDLTRELPLRVRFIYDAQRQRQTLSLLVHHMAIDEWSLNVMMEELAQAYLARAADKAPTWEAPAPSFHEFALREQATGINQQHLDYWTNMLRDATRGLTLPSPDHQASVPANEVSTKAQWFEIKPDQDLTDNLYAFARRNNSSLFGVVYTAIALSLHKLGDLKDLVIGTSASGRTDPGFYETVGYFTTMVAHRVQFDPQQAVGALIENVTRLINDSMAYADVPMEQIQQALGMTAADGLLFDVYIQIHANNALNGALSTPDAGTIRYRQIDPDKNQSMFGIQFEIMENMIDGKRSLRLVITYRSDRYSAEQMARLSATIDQVFTLFTTPDAAGIVLDHIRT
- a CDS encoding sigma-70 family RNA polymerase sigma factor, coding for MDNGAFASRQQFEKLYVDHHSWLCSLLRRKLGNSVDAADLAHDVYLNLIKKGRVPSTEDSRCHLTQIAKGMVIDLYRRRRLEACHLEALKLQAEPLAPSEERRALVTETLTQIDDALHSKPAKTRQALLLCKLHGMGHRDIATELKVSVSSVEKYIASGLRACYPFVPGLGP